One Cellulomonas soli DNA window includes the following coding sequences:
- a CDS encoding toxin, which yields MDETRAYEQSAAATACRIKVVGNCGAGKTTFARRVASRLDIPHLELDEAFWGPDWQMVDAADGRAAVRRFVSAPQAAAGWVVDGNWNQRLGDALPVDLVVWLDFSRRVVMARVVRRTLARVALRRELWHGNRERWRSLLRPEPEENIVRWAWTQHDAYRDRYLALMAEGTVPVLRLTSPRAARRWLDALPGSTA from the coding sequence GTGGACGAGACGCGGGCGTACGAGCAGTCGGCGGCGGCCACGGCGTGCAGGATCAAGGTCGTCGGCAACTGCGGGGCCGGGAAGACGACCTTCGCCCGACGGGTCGCCTCCCGGCTGGACATCCCTCACCTGGAGCTCGACGAGGCGTTCTGGGGGCCGGACTGGCAGATGGTGGACGCCGCCGACGGGCGCGCCGCGGTCCGGCGCTTCGTCTCGGCGCCGCAGGCCGCGGCCGGTTGGGTCGTCGACGGCAACTGGAACCAGCGCCTGGGTGACGCCCTGCCGGTCGACCTGGTCGTCTGGCTCGACTTCTCGCGCCGAGTCGTCATGGCCCGGGTGGTCCGCCGGACCCTGGCGCGGGTGGCCCTGCGGCGCGAGCTCTGGCACGGCAACCGTGAGCGGTGGCGCTCGCTGCTGCGCCCGGAGCCGGAGGAGAACATCGTCCGCTGGGCGTGGACCCAGCACGACGCGTACCGGGACCGCTACCTGGCGCTGATGGCCGAGGGAACGGTCCCGGTGCTGCGTCTGACGTCACCGCGCGCGGCTCGCCGGTGGCTCGACGCCCTGCCCGGCTCGACCGCCTGA
- the malQ gene encoding 4-alpha-glucanotransferase has product MADDQQRPSDELLRLAGAYGITPDYWGFDGTRRDVSADTLRGVLGALGVDASSPARIALATAHVEDMPWRRVLPPVVVVRQGRHGHVPVHVTDGDPVEVWLELDPEVGGGRREIAQADVYVEPRTVDGRLVGRATFTLPADLPLGWHEVHAEGPSAHAHSPVVVTPARLELPEVLRDRHAWGFMAQLYSVRSHASWGIGDLADLADLGWLSGRRCGADFLLINPLHASEPTVPVTPSPYLPTTRRFVSPLYIRVEDVRETAYLSAADRSLVEWSAETVLALDTDPGPIDRDAVWTAKRSALEVVFAAPRSAAREAAFVQFKEEQGSGLDGFALWCALSERYAGRAWPVEAMDPTSTLVTAARSELAERIEFHRWLQWVADCQLAEAQQAALDGGMALGIMHDLAVGAHPEGADSWALADVLARGATVGAPPDMYNQQGQDWSQPPWHPDALARAAYRPYRDMLRTVLRHAGAIRIDHVIGLFRLWWVPEGHSPAEGAYVRYDHEALVGILALEAHRAGAVVIGEDLGVVEPWVRDYLSERGVLGTSVLWFEHEMTGGPLAPEHYRPLVLATVTTHDLPPSAGYLAGEHVALRERLGLLTEPVETVRAAARVERERMIGLLRERGFLGEDPSEREVVEALHRWVMATPSVLLGVSLADAVGERRAQNQPGTDQEYPNWKVPLADGSGQVVLIEDLFDSPRLRSLVAVLQSRR; this is encoded by the coding sequence GTGGCCGACGACCAGCAGCGCCCTTCCGACGAGCTGCTGCGCCTGGCTGGCGCCTACGGCATCACCCCGGACTACTGGGGGTTCGACGGCACCCGCCGCGACGTCTCCGCCGACACGCTGCGCGGCGTCCTCGGGGCGCTCGGCGTCGACGCCTCGTCCCCGGCGCGGATCGCCCTGGCCACCGCGCACGTCGAGGACATGCCGTGGAGGCGCGTGCTGCCGCCCGTCGTCGTCGTCCGGCAGGGACGCCACGGCCACGTCCCGGTGCACGTCACGGACGGCGACCCCGTCGAGGTCTGGCTCGAGCTCGACCCGGAGGTCGGCGGCGGGCGACGGGAGATCGCGCAGGCCGACGTCTACGTCGAACCGCGCACGGTCGACGGGCGCCTCGTGGGGCGCGCGACGTTCACGCTCCCGGCGGACCTGCCGCTCGGTTGGCACGAGGTGCACGCCGAGGGGCCGAGCGCGCACGCGCACAGCCCGGTCGTCGTGACCCCCGCCCGCCTCGAGCTGCCCGAGGTGCTGCGGGACCGGCACGCGTGGGGCTTCATGGCCCAGCTGTACTCCGTGCGCTCGCACGCCTCGTGGGGCATCGGGGACCTGGCGGACCTCGCCGACCTCGGGTGGCTGTCCGGGCGACGCTGCGGCGCGGACTTCCTGCTGATCAACCCGCTGCACGCCTCCGAGCCCACCGTGCCCGTCACGCCCTCGCCCTACCTGCCCACGACGCGCCGGTTCGTCAGCCCGCTGTACATCCGCGTCGAGGACGTGCGCGAGACCGCCTACCTGAGCGCAGCCGACCGCTCGCTCGTCGAGTGGTCCGCCGAGACGGTCCTCGCGCTCGACACCGACCCGGGCCCCATCGACCGGGACGCGGTCTGGACGGCCAAGCGCTCCGCCCTCGAGGTCGTCTTCGCCGCCCCGCGCTCGGCCGCGCGTGAGGCCGCATTCGTGCAGTTCAAGGAGGAGCAGGGCTCGGGGCTCGACGGCTTCGCCCTGTGGTGCGCGCTCTCCGAGCGGTACGCCGGACGGGCCTGGCCCGTCGAGGCGATGGACCCGACCTCCACGCTCGTCACGGCCGCCCGTTCGGAGCTGGCCGAGCGCATCGAGTTCCACCGGTGGCTGCAGTGGGTCGCCGACTGCCAGCTCGCGGAGGCGCAGCAGGCCGCGCTGGACGGCGGCATGGCGCTGGGCATCATGCACGACCTCGCGGTCGGCGCGCACCCGGAGGGGGCCGACTCCTGGGCGCTCGCGGATGTGCTCGCCCGAGGTGCGACCGTGGGCGCGCCGCCCGACATGTACAACCAGCAGGGCCAGGACTGGTCGCAGCCGCCCTGGCACCCCGATGCCCTGGCACGTGCGGCCTACCGGCCGTACCGCGACATGCTGCGCACCGTGCTGCGGCACGCGGGGGCGATCCGCATCGACCACGTCATCGGGCTCTTCCGGCTGTGGTGGGTGCCCGAGGGTCACTCGCCGGCCGAGGGCGCGTACGTCCGCTACGACCACGAGGCGCTCGTGGGGATCCTCGCGCTCGAGGCGCACCGCGCCGGCGCGGTCGTCATCGGCGAGGACCTCGGCGTCGTCGAGCCGTGGGTGCGTGACTACCTGTCCGAGCGGGGCGTGCTGGGCACGTCCGTGCTGTGGTTCGAGCACGAGATGACCGGCGGGCCGCTCGCCCCCGAGCACTACCGACCGCTGGTCCTGGCCACGGTCACCACGCACGACCTGCCGCCCAGCGCCGGGTACCTGGCCGGTGAGCACGTCGCGCTGCGGGAGCGCCTCGGTCTGCTCACCGAGCCCGTCGAGACGGTCCGCGCCGCCGCCCGGGTCGAGCGCGAGCGCATGATCGGGCTGCTGCGCGAACGAGGCTTCCTCGGCGAGGATCCGTCCGAGCGCGAGGTCGTCGAGGCGCTGCACCGCTGGGTCATGGCGACCCCGTCGGTGCTGCTCGGCGTCTCCCTCGCCGACGCGGTGGGGGAGCGTCGCGCGCAGAACCAGCCCGGCACCGACCAGGAGTACCCGAACTGGAAGGTCCCGCTGGCCGACGGCTCGGGGCAGGTCGTGCTGATCGAGGACCTGTTCGACAGCCCGCGGCTGCGCTCGCTCGTCGCGGTGCTGCAGTCGCGGCGCTGA
- a CDS encoding prolyl oligopeptidase family serine peptidase: MTAETTRTTSAALPAHYPPARRTDLVEHLHARPVADPYRWLEDPADPETEQWSAAQDALYARYRERWEDAGDGPFVTGTLTARLKDLLGAGFVGAPAWRGQRQFFARRTGEQEHAVVVVVEPGPDGTPVERVLVDPVAIDPAGTTTLDAWQPSKEGDLLAYQVSSGGTEESVLHVLDVSSGEAVDGPVDRARYSPVAWVPGGAALYYVRRLAPELLPEDERQYHRRVWLHRVGTDAAEDVEVFGAGLDMTNYYGVSVSRDGRWLIVSASAGTAPRTDVWIADLSEPGATTAPRFVPVAVGLDAEVGAWVGRDGRLYVHTNLDAPRGRLVVTDPTRPGVEHWRTLLAEDPEAVLEDVAFTDGGGADSTPVRLLASWRRHAVSEVSVHDPSTGARLAGADGTVVLPGLGSISGLVTRPDGGTDVWFSYTDHVTVPTVHRLDTTTGTTSLWAAPPGALADLPDVVVRQIEVTSADGTTVRAFVVARRDALDAEANPTAPAPTVLYGYGGFQISLDPAYSASTLAWVEAGGVHVVANLRGGGEEGESWHRDGMRAHKQHVFDDFHAVAEHLVATGWTTPDRLACWGGSNGGLLVGAALTQRPDLFAAVVCSAPLLDMVRYQRFGLGVTWTEEYGDAGTAEELDWLLGYSPYHRVVDGTAYPATLFTVFEGDTRVDPLHARKLAAALQAATSSPVEDRPVLVRRETGVGHGGRALSRTIGLTVEQLQFVADRTGLTGRDAALVDGPAEGVR; the protein is encoded by the coding sequence ATGACCGCCGAGACCACGCGCACCACGTCCGCGGCCCTCCCCGCGCACTACCCGCCGGCCCGCCGCACCGACCTGGTCGAGCACCTGCATGCTCGCCCGGTCGCCGACCCGTACCGCTGGCTGGAGGACCCCGCCGACCCCGAGACGGAGCAGTGGTCGGCCGCGCAGGACGCGCTCTACGCCCGTTACCGCGAGCGCTGGGAGGACGCGGGCGACGGGCCGTTCGTGACGGGCACGTTGACCGCGCGCCTGAAGGACCTGCTCGGTGCCGGGTTCGTCGGTGCGCCGGCGTGGCGCGGGCAGCGGCAGTTCTTCGCACGCCGCACGGGCGAGCAGGAGCACGCGGTGGTGGTCGTCGTCGAGCCCGGTCCGGACGGCACCCCGGTCGAGCGGGTCCTGGTCGACCCCGTGGCGATCGACCCGGCCGGCACGACGACGCTCGACGCCTGGCAGCCCTCCAAGGAGGGTGACCTGCTCGCGTACCAGGTCTCCAGCGGCGGGACCGAGGAGTCGGTCCTGCACGTGCTCGACGTGTCGAGCGGTGAGGCCGTCGACGGGCCCGTCGACCGTGCGCGGTACTCCCCCGTCGCCTGGGTGCCGGGTGGGGCGGCGCTGTACTACGTGCGCCGGTTGGCGCCCGAGCTGCTGCCCGAGGACGAGCGGCAGTACCACAGGCGCGTGTGGCTGCACCGGGTCGGCACCGACGCCGCCGAGGACGTCGAGGTCTTCGGTGCGGGCCTGGACATGACGAACTACTACGGGGTGTCGGTCTCGCGCGACGGCCGCTGGCTGATCGTCTCGGCTTCGGCGGGCACCGCACCGCGCACCGACGTGTGGATCGCCGACCTGTCGGAGCCGGGTGCCACGACGGCTCCGCGCTTCGTCCCGGTCGCGGTCGGCCTGGACGCCGAGGTCGGCGCGTGGGTCGGCCGGGACGGCCGGCTGTACGTGCACACGAACCTCGACGCCCCGCGGGGGCGGCTCGTCGTCACCGACCCGACACGGCCGGGCGTCGAGCACTGGCGCACGCTGCTCGCCGAGGACCCGGAGGCCGTGCTCGAGGACGTCGCGTTCACCGACGGCGGCGGCGCGGACAGCACGCCCGTGCGCCTGCTGGCCTCGTGGCGGCGGCACGCCGTCAGCGAGGTCTCGGTGCACGACCCGTCGACGGGCGCCCGCCTCGCCGGGGCGGACGGCACCGTGGTGCTTCCCGGGCTGGGCTCGATCTCCGGGCTGGTCACCCGCCCCGACGGAGGCACGGACGTCTGGTTCTCCTACACCGACCACGTCACGGTGCCGACCGTGCACCGGCTCGACACCACGACCGGCACGACCTCGCTGTGGGCCGCACCCCCCGGAGCGCTGGCGGACCTGCCCGACGTCGTCGTGCGGCAGATCGAGGTCACCAGCGCGGACGGCACGACCGTGCGTGCCTTCGTCGTCGCCCGCCGCGACGCGCTCGACGCCGAGGCCAACCCGACCGCGCCGGCCCCGACCGTGCTCTACGGCTACGGCGGCTTCCAGATCTCCCTCGACCCCGCCTACTCGGCGAGCACCCTCGCGTGGGTCGAGGCCGGCGGCGTGCACGTCGTGGCGAACCTGCGCGGGGGTGGCGAAGAGGGCGAGTCGTGGCACCGCGACGGCATGCGCGCCCACAAGCAGCACGTGTTCGACGACTTCCACGCCGTGGCCGAGCACCTGGTCGCGACCGGGTGGACGACGCCGGACCGGCTGGCGTGCTGGGGCGGGTCGAACGGCGGCCTGCTGGTGGGCGCGGCCCTGACCCAGCGGCCGGACCTGTTCGCGGCGGTCGTGTGCTCGGCCCCGCTCCTGGACATGGTCCGGTACCAGCGCTTCGGCCTGGGCGTCACCTGGACCGAGGAGTACGGGGACGCGGGCACCGCCGAGGAGCTCGACTGGCTGCTCGGGTACTCGCCGTACCACCGGGTCGTCGACGGCACCGCCTACCCGGCCACGCTGTTCACGGTCTTCGAGGGCGACACCCGGGTCGACCCGCTGCACGCCCGCAAGCTCGCCGCCGCACTGCAGGCCGCCACCTCCTCGCCCGTCGAGGACCGACCCGTGCTCGTGCGCCGGGAGACCGGGGTCGGCCACGGCGGCCGGGCGCTGTCGCGCACGATCGGGCTGACGGTCGAGCAGCTGCAGTTCGTCGCCGACCGGACAGGGCTCACCGGCCGTGACGCCGCCCTGGTCGACGGACCCGCCGAGGGCGTCCGATGA
- a CDS encoding mechanosensitive ion channel family protein, with the protein MSSLVASVRLAEPSPSASATSDPLGDVTEAAAKSWDWLLGVPLRIFLIVVIGAISLAVLRRVIRKVTEHIADGSSLLDRGPLRPLGESEMASALLKAANPLANARRAQRARTIGSVLRSGATLLVGGTVAILVLDTLGVNVAPFLASAGVLGVAIGFGAQSLVKDFLSGLFMLLEDQYGVGDVIDVGPASGTVEAVALRVTKIRDGDGTLWYVPNGTMLRVGNKTQGWAKAVVEIDVDYFADLDEVRSLLTEAASKVADDPVVGTYLDGEPTITSIEKLTSEAVTLRLSVRTAPSMQWEVARALRVQARAALESADIPLAGQLDRLTALRAGRQASAPDDDAPVPGTQGAAPDDR; encoded by the coding sequence ATGAGCTCGCTGGTCGCGTCCGTGCGCCTCGCCGAGCCCTCGCCCTCCGCCTCGGCGACGTCCGACCCGCTGGGCGACGTCACCGAGGCCGCGGCCAAGAGCTGGGACTGGTTGCTCGGCGTGCCGTTGCGGATCTTCCTCATCGTCGTCATCGGCGCGATCAGCCTCGCCGTCCTGCGACGGGTGATCCGCAAGGTGACCGAGCACATCGCCGACGGCTCCTCGCTGCTCGATCGCGGACCGCTGCGCCCGCTCGGCGAGTCCGAGATGGCTTCCGCCCTGCTCAAGGCTGCGAACCCGCTCGCCAACGCCCGTCGCGCCCAGCGCGCACGCACGATCGGCTCGGTCCTGCGCTCGGGGGCGACCCTGCTCGTGGGCGGGACCGTGGCGATCCTCGTGCTCGACACGCTCGGCGTGAACGTGGCGCCGTTCCTCGCCTCGGCCGGGGTGCTCGGCGTCGCGATCGGTTTCGGTGCGCAGAGCCTGGTCAAGGACTTCCTGTCCGGGCTGTTCATGCTGCTCGAGGACCAGTACGGCGTGGGCGACGTGATCGACGTCGGCCCGGCGTCCGGCACCGTGGAGGCGGTCGCGCTGCGCGTCACGAAGATCCGCGACGGCGACGGGACGCTCTGGTACGTGCCCAACGGCACGATGCTGCGCGTCGGCAACAAGACGCAGGGCTGGGCGAAGGCCGTCGTCGAGATCGACGTGGACTACTTCGCGGATCTCGACGAGGTCCGCTCGCTGCTGACGGAGGCGGCCTCCAAGGTGGCCGACGACCCGGTCGTGGGCACGTACCTCGACGGCGAGCCGACGATCACCAGCATCGAGAAGCTCACGTCCGAGGCGGTCACGCTGCGCCTGTCGGTCCGCACGGCGCCCTCGATGCAGTGGGAGGTCGCCCGGGCGCTGCGGGTGCAGGCCCGTGCCGCGCTGGAGTCGGCGGACATCCCGCTGGCCGGTCAGCTCGACCGGCTCACGGCGCTGCGCGCGGGACGCCAGGCCTCGGCCCCGGACGATGACGCGCCGGTGCCCGGCACCCAGGGCGCGGCTCCCGACGACCGCTGA
- a CDS encoding PTS sugar transporter subunit IIA — translation MQLLSPVPGVVRAVADVPDPVFAQEIVGPGLAVEPSRTQTQDVVAPADGVVGALHPHAFALELGDGRTVLVHLGIDTVALRGSGFTLHVEAGQHVRAGQRVLTWSPLDVGLAGLSTLCPVVALQADPSAVRPLVAPGASVAAGEALLDWVD, via the coding sequence GTGCAGCTGCTGAGCCCCGTCCCGGGTGTGGTCCGCGCGGTCGCCGACGTCCCTGACCCGGTCTTCGCCCAGGAGATCGTCGGCCCGGGTCTCGCGGTGGAGCCGTCGCGCACCCAGACGCAGGACGTGGTCGCACCGGCCGACGGTGTCGTGGGGGCGCTGCACCCGCACGCGTTCGCGCTCGAGCTGGGTGACGGACGCACGGTCCTCGTGCACCTCGGGATCGACACGGTCGCGCTGCGCGGCTCGGGGTTCACGCTGCACGTCGAGGCCGGTCAGCACGTGCGTGCCGGCCAACGGGTGCTCACCTGGTCGCCGCTCGACGTGGGGCTGGCCGGCCTGTCCACGCTGTGCCCGGTCGTCGCGCTGCAGGCCGACCCGTCCGCGGTGCGCCCGCTGGTCGCCCCCGGCGCGAGCGTCGCCGCGGGCGAGGCGCTGCTCGACTGGGTCGACTGA
- a CDS encoding glucose PTS transporter subunit EIIB: MSKAEQILAALGGDANVVDLEPCITRLRVEVGDAQLVDEAALKASGAFGVVRSGRIVQVIVGPEADNLAAELDSLR; the protein is encoded by the coding sequence TTGAGCAAGGCAGAGCAGATCCTCGCTGCGCTGGGCGGGGACGCCAACGTCGTCGACCTCGAGCCGTGCATCACGCGGCTGCGGGTCGAGGTCGGTGACGCCCAGCTCGTCGACGAGGCTGCGCTCAAGGCGAGCGGCGCGTTCGGCGTGGTCCGCTCCGGGCGCATCGTCCAGGTCATCGTCGGCCCCGAGGCCGACAACCTCGCCGCCGAGCTCGACTCCCTGCGCTGA
- the ptsP gene encoding phosphoenolpyruvate--protein phosphotransferase: MSTHTSHVSAPAGTLISGIGVSPGRVVGPAVLMPDPVAEPPSGRRLAPGDDQQAAVDAITAASARVRESLDAAAERVTESDARDLLHATAAIAADPSLVADAVDRVLREHLVPERAVWEAAEEVARQFEALGGYFAERTRDIADVRDRLVADLTGRPAPGLPESDVPYVLLAEDLAPALTATLDPASVLAIVTIGGGPTSHTAILARSRGIPAVVAAHGAEGVVTAGTVLLVDGAAGTVTIEPDEAQVAAARSRAARARTFDGTGRTSDGVHVDLLANVGDPSEAAAAAASGAQGVGLFRTEFGFLGRTEAPGVDEQVAMYRQVLAAFAGRKVVVRTLDAGADKPLPFVTDRDEANPALGVRGLRTAVTHPEVLEDQLTAIARAATAEQADVWVMAPMVSTVDEAEEFVAACARHGLTQAGVMVEVPSAALLAGPILAHATFASIGTNDLTQYTMAADRLLGAVAALSDPWQPAVLALIAATCAGAAQQGRPVGVCGEAAADPALACVLVGLGVASLSMTPRALPDVAAVLAATSSQECRRLAQLALASARAADARAAVRRELPVLAELDL, translated from the coding sequence GTGAGCACGCACACCTCGCACGTGAGCGCCCCTGCGGGCACGCTCATCAGCGGTATCGGGGTCAGCCCCGGTCGTGTCGTCGGACCGGCGGTGCTCATGCCGGACCCTGTCGCCGAACCCCCGTCCGGCAGGCGCCTGGCACCCGGGGACGACCAGCAGGCGGCGGTCGACGCGATCACTGCGGCGTCGGCCCGCGTGCGCGAGTCGCTGGACGCGGCGGCCGAACGCGTCACCGAGAGCGACGCCCGGGACCTGCTCCATGCGACGGCCGCGATCGCGGCCGACCCGAGCCTGGTCGCGGACGCTGTCGACCGGGTCCTGCGCGAGCACCTGGTGCCCGAGCGGGCCGTGTGGGAGGCCGCCGAGGAGGTCGCCCGGCAGTTCGAGGCGCTGGGCGGCTACTTCGCCGAACGCACGCGTGACATCGCCGACGTGCGCGACCGGCTCGTCGCCGACCTGACCGGACGGCCCGCGCCGGGTCTGCCCGAGTCCGACGTGCCCTACGTGCTGCTCGCCGAGGACCTCGCACCCGCGCTGACCGCGACCCTCGACCCGGCCTCCGTGCTCGCGATCGTGACCATCGGCGGCGGGCCCACCTCGCACACGGCGATCCTGGCCCGCTCCCGCGGCATCCCGGCGGTCGTGGCCGCGCACGGCGCCGAGGGCGTCGTCACGGCGGGCACCGTGCTCCTCGTCGACGGTGCCGCCGGCACGGTGACGATCGAACCGGACGAGGCCCAGGTCGCGGCCGCACGATCGCGCGCCGCCCGGGCACGGACCTTCGACGGCACCGGCCGGACGTCCGACGGCGTGCACGTGGACCTGCTCGCCAACGTCGGCGACCCCTCGGAGGCCGCGGCGGCGGCCGCGTCCGGGGCGCAGGGCGTCGGGCTGTTCCGCACGGAGTTCGGCTTCCTCGGTCGCACCGAGGCCCCCGGCGTCGACGAGCAGGTCGCGATGTACCGGCAGGTGCTCGCCGCGTTCGCCGGCCGCAAGGTCGTGGTGCGCACGCTCGACGCCGGCGCCGACAAGCCGCTGCCGTTCGTCACCGACCGCGACGAGGCCAACCCCGCGCTGGGCGTGCGCGGGCTGCGGACCGCCGTCACGCACCCCGAGGTGCTCGAGGACCAGCTCACGGCGATCGCACGCGCCGCCACCGCCGAGCAGGCCGACGTGTGGGTCATGGCGCCGATGGTCTCCACGGTCGACGAGGCCGAGGAGTTCGTCGCCGCGTGCGCACGGCACGGGCTCACGCAGGCGGGCGTCATGGTCGAGGTGCCGAGCGCCGCGCTGCTGGCCGGCCCGATCCTCGCGCACGCGACCTTCGCGAGCATCGGCACCAACGACCTGACCCAGTACACGATGGCCGCCGACCGGCTGCTGGGGGCCGTCGCCGCGCTCTCGGACCCGTGGCAGCCCGCCGTGCTGGCGCTCATCGCCGCGACCTGCGCCGGGGCCGCCCAGCAGGGCCGACCGGTCGGCGTGTGCGGCGAGGCGGCAGCCGACCCGGCGTTGGCCTGCGTGCTCGTCGGGCTCGGCGTCGCCTCGTTGTCGATGACCCCGCGCGCCCTGCCCGACGTGGCGGCCGTGCTCGCGGCCACCAGCTCGCAGGAGTGCCGTCGGCTCGCCCAGCTGGCCCTGGCCTCGGCCCGGGCGGCCGACGCGCGCGCCGCGGTGCGCCGTGAGCTGCCCGTGCTCGCCGAGCTCGACCTGTGA
- a CDS encoding globin, with the protein MRSDSFYDTVGGHDTFVRLVEAFYRGVADDPVLRAMYPEDDLGPAAARLTAFLEQYWGGPTTYSEERGHPRLRMRHAPYKVNPDARDRWLTHMRSAVDELDLAPLHRAQLWDYLERAAHSLLNTFDE; encoded by the coding sequence ATGAGATCGGACTCCTTCTACGACACCGTCGGCGGGCACGACACGTTCGTGCGGCTCGTCGAGGCGTTCTACCGCGGGGTGGCCGACGACCCGGTGCTGCGGGCGATGTACCCCGAGGACGACCTCGGCCCGGCGGCTGCCCGCCTGACGGCGTTCCTCGAGCAGTACTGGGGCGGCCCGACGACCTACTCCGAGGAGCGCGGTCACCCCCGCCTGCGCATGCGGCACGCGCCCTACAAGGTCAACCCGGACGCACGCGACCGGTGGCTGACCCACATGCGGTCCGCGGTCGACGAGCTCGACCTGGCCCCCCTGCACCGCGCCCAGCTGTGGGACTACCTGGAGCGCGCCGCCCACTCCCTGCTCAACACGTTCGACGAGTGA
- a CDS encoding acyl-CoA thioesterase codes for MTTDPIATTLAALDLVADPADPDQFTGPSLPRPNGRVFGGQVIAQSLLAAGRTVPEGRLPHSMHGYFLRAGDDREPITFAVERLRDGRSFTARRTHALQGGVPILSMIASFQEEQPGLDYDEPMPRGVPGPEELTSAFELFAQVDHPVAKFWVDEVAFDLRHVGPPIYLRPDPHHERELGGRQMIWMRSRGPLPDDPMLHRAMLAFACDQVMLEPILRRSGRSWSTPGLSIASLDHAMWWHRDVRVDEWLLYVQSTPNAHGGRGLGAARVFRQDGSLVASIAQEGMVRVPLD; via the coding sequence ATGACCACGGACCCCATCGCCACCACGCTGGCCGCGCTCGACCTGGTGGCCGACCCTGCCGATCCGGACCAGTTCACCGGACCGAGCCTGCCGCGACCCAACGGTCGCGTGTTCGGCGGGCAGGTGATCGCCCAGTCGCTGCTCGCCGCGGGGCGGACCGTGCCCGAGGGCCGGCTCCCGCACTCGATGCACGGCTACTTCCTGCGCGCGGGCGACGACCGCGAGCCGATCACGTTCGCCGTCGAGCGGCTGCGCGACGGCCGCTCGTTCACCGCCCGCCGCACGCACGCGCTGCAGGGCGGGGTGCCGATCCTGTCGATGATCGCCTCCTTCCAGGAGGAGCAGCCCGGGCTCGACTACGACGAGCCGATGCCGCGCGGGGTGCCCGGCCCCGAGGAGCTCACCTCGGCATTCGAGCTGTTCGCCCAGGTCGACCACCCGGTGGCCAAGTTCTGGGTCGACGAGGTCGCCTTCGACCTGCGGCACGTCGGACCCCCGATCTACCTGAGGCCCGACCCGCACCACGAGCGCGAGCTCGGCGGCCGCCAGATGATCTGGATGCGCTCGCGCGGGCCCCTGCCCGACGACCCGATGCTGCACCGGGCGATGCTCGCCTTCGCGTGCGACCAGGTGATGCTCGAGCCGATCCTGCGGCGCTCCGGTCGCTCGTGGTCCACGCCCGGGCTGTCGATCGCCAGCCTCGACCACGCGATGTGGTGGCACCGGGACGTCCGGGTCGACGAGTGGCTCCTGTACGTGCAGTCGACGCCGAACGCGCACGGCGGTCGCGGGCTCGGCGCCGCGCGCGTCTTCCGGCAGGACGGCAGCCTGGTCGCCTCGATCGCCCAGGAGGGCATGGTCCGGGTCCCGCTGGACTGA